A region of Nakaseomyces glabratus chromosome M, complete sequence DNA encodes the following proteins:
- the XPT1 gene encoding xanthine phosphoribosyltransferase (CAGL0M00484g~Ortholog(s) have guanine phosphoribosyltransferase activity, hypoxanthine phosphoribosyltransferase activity, xanthine phosphoribosyltransferase activity and role in GMP salvage, XMP salvage, hypoxanthine metabolic process) — MSEEKIYISYNNIHKLCQKIAKQILEREERPDVIIAITGGGMIPARIIRSFLKVQGQKNIPIQAIGLSLYEDLGLGNTADVIGKEVIRTQWLDFGALDQHFDSLIGKKVLIVDEVDDTRTTLHYAVTELQKEVEEQQKRLNRLNEDTIFSIFVLHNKDKKKRAQLPAEMMDSGRYLAALTVPDKWLCYPWEAQDIEEHTILAKQQGND; from the coding sequence ATGtctgaagaaaagatcTATATTTCTTACAACAATATCCACAAGCTTTGCCAAAAAATCGCTAAGCAAATTTtggaaagagaagaaaggCCTGATGTTATTATTGCTATCACGGGTGGTGGTATGATACCTGCTAGAATTATTAGATCATTCTTGAAAGTTCAAGGTCAAAAGAATATACCTATTCAAGCCATTGGTTTATCTCTCTACGAAGATCTTGGATTGGGTAACACCGCTGATGTAATCGGTAAGGAAGTGATTAGAACTCAATGGTTGGATTTTGGTGCTCTAGACCAGCACTTCGACTCTTTGATAGGTAAAAAAGTCCTAATTgttgatgaagttgatgaCACAAGGACCACTTTACACTATGCTGTGACTGAATTGCAGAAAGAAGTTGAggaacaacaaaaaagatTAAATAGATTGAATGAAGATACAAtcttttctatatttgTCCTTCATAACAAggataagaagaaaagagcGCAGCTTCCTGCAGAAATGATGGACTCAGGTAGATATTTGGCTGCATTAACAGTTCCAGACAAATGGTTATGTTATCCATGGGAAGCGCAGGACATTGAAGAACACACCATACTTGCTAAACAACAAGGCAATGACTGA